In the genome of Campylobacter concisus, the window TCTTTTAAATGGAGCAAATAAATCTTTGCTCTCATCTATGCCTATTCCTTCATCTATTACTTCGATGATAAATTTATTTTTTATAAGCTTAGAGCTAATCGTAATGGTACTATTTTTTGGTGAAAATTTAATGGCATTTTGAACAAAATTTTGCACAATGTGGGTTAGTAAGCTAGTTTGTATTTTTAGATTTAAAATTTCTGGTTTTAGGTCCAGTTTTATATTTTTTCCATCATTTTTTGCAAGTATCTCATAGTTTTTTGCAAGTTTTTTTAAAAATCCTATGACATCGGTATTTACTGGCTCTTCAAACTGGGCCCCCTCTTGACGACCGATCTCAAGCACAGAACTTATCATCGCGTTCATGCCGTTTATAGCTTCATTATTTGATTTTAGAGCCTCGATATATTTTTCACTCTCGCGTGGCTTTAAAAGCGTAACTTCATTTTTTGTTTTCATTACAGCCAGCGGTGTTTTTAGCTCATGTGCCACGCCTACAAAAAGTTCTTTTTGGTATAAGACAAATGTTTGGATGCGAGAGATTAGTCTATTTATGCTTTGTCCAAGTGGTAAAAACTCATCTGGTAGGCTCTTGATATCGATCTCATGAAGAAATTTTTCGTCTAAATTTGTAAGTTTGTGACTCAAAATTTTTATAGGTATTAAAAGCATTCTTGATAAAAATAGTGCATAAAAAAGCACCAAAAGTATCGCTGACACATTTACGATTATAATATCTATAAAAATTTCTTCTACTATATGAGCTTGAAGAGTAGTATCTTTTTCTAGGCTTAAATAACTGCTTTCATCGAGTTTTGTTATTAAAATAGTTTTACTTTGATCCTTTGATTTTTGTGTTACGATATGTGTTTCTTTATCTTGCGGCTCGTCTGTTTTTATCGTTGCTAGAGTTTTATTTGGATTTTCTATCGTAAATGTTTTTGAATTTAAAGGATTGAAATTCTGAGGATTTTTTTTATAAGCTTCTGCTTGATAGTTTAGCTCATTAACTACACTTTGAAAAACGGTAACCCTTATATAGTGATAAAGCATTACCGAAATAACTACAATTAGCATCATAGCACCAGATGCTAATTGTAGTATAAATCTATTCCTTAGGCTTTTTTGGGAAAACAAAATCTATATCCGCGTCTTCTAACAGTTTCAATTGTTGAAATATTTAGCGGTTTATCCATTTTTTGGCGGATTTGGTTGATAGCGACTTCAATGACGTTTGGAGTTACAAGCTCTGGCTCTTCCCAGATAGCATCAAGCAGTTGCTCTTTAGATACGATCTGATCTGAGTGTCTTGCAAGATGAGTTAGGACTTCAAAAGGTTTGCCCTTAAGCTCAATATCACGACCCAAATATGTGATTTTCTCCTCATCTGGATTGATGATAAGCTCGTCAATTTTTATAATATTTGTGCCGCCAAAGCGTAGTCTAGCTTCAAGTCTAGCTACTAAGATGTCAAAATCAAATGGTTTTTTGATATAGTCATCAGCACCAGCTCTAAGTGCTTTTATTTCGCTTTCTTTGTCGTCTTTTGCAGAAAGAACTACAACTGAAGTGCGTGGAGATTTATGTTTGATGATGTTTATAAGATCTATGCCATCACCATCTTGGAGCATCCAATCAGTTAAAACTAGATCGTAATTTCTGATGCCTATATAGTACTCAGCATCTTTAAAATTTTCAGAGCTATCAGTTTGATAGCCAAACTCCTGCAAGCCCTCAGCAATCGTCTTATTTAGCGTCACTTCATCTTCAACTATTAAAATACGCATTTTGCTTCCTTAAACTAAAATTTATGGGCGATTGTATCATAAATTAAGCAATATTTCAAGATAGTTTAATAAATTTTTAAAAAATAGTGTTTATTTTTGCTCCAACAACTGCATTTGGTAAAATTTCAGTTTTTAAAATTTCCATTTTAAGGCTAGTTAGTGAGCTAAATTTCTCTTTTAACGCTTTGCTGGTTTCTTCAAGAGACTCTTCAACGCTTTGGAACTGTTTTTCATTATAAAAATTTTTAACAAAGTCAATAATTAAAACATAATCAATAAAACTAGTTGAACAAATTTCTAGATTCATTTGCACCTCTTGCTTAGCGACTCGCTCAAAATCAAGCATTCCGATGATCGTTTCAAATTTATAATCTTTAATGATCGTCGTCATCTCGCTTTTCATACGACTTTTTTCTCCTTACCGGATATTAAACGAACGATATTTGGTATATGTTTATAAACCACCAAAAATGCGATGATTAGTATCGGAGCGTGTGTATAAATTTCATCTAAATCCGGGTGGATTATAAAGCTTGATGCAATCAGAGCTATCAACGCACAAAGTGAAGCAAGAGAGCTAATTTTTAAAAATTTTCCGACCACAAACCAAACAGCTAGAGCAATAATGATCTCAACTGGTAAGAAAAATGCGATTACTCCAGCTCCAGTTGCCACGCCTTTGCCACCTTGAAAGCCTAAAAATATAGAAAAACAATGTCCTGCCACACTTAAAACCGCCATAGTCCAAAGCACGCTTTGGCTTGCACCAAGAGAAGAGGCGACCATGAGTGGTAAAACGCCCTTTAAAACATCACAAACTATCGTTAAAATGGCTAGTTTTTTGGCTAATTTTGGATCTTTTTGTTTTAAAACTCTTAAAACATTTGTTGCACCGATGCTCTTGCTACCTTCATTTTTTATATCGACATGCCCAAAAATTTTTGCAAGAATCAGACCAGATGGAATACTTCCAAGCAAATAACTAACGGCATAAAGTATTAAATTTTGCATATTTTACCTTTTAAATTTAAAGAGAAATGATAGTAAAAAAATACTAATTATTTTATAAATCATCTCCACAAAAGTACGACTTTCTCGTCATAGATATCGCTTTTCTTTGGTGAAATTTGTATTTCATTTATGGTGATGTTTTTTATATCATTTGCTTCTTTTAACTCGTCGCTTTCTTTTTTAAATTTCTCTTCAAGTTCGATAATGGCTAAATTTATATCATTTACACTTTGCTCGCTAAGCTTTACATCACTTCGCTCTTTTAAGACTCTATTTGCGCTTCTTGCACTTGATGCGATTTTGCCCGCATTTTGACGAGATAAAAGCTTGTTGCCAAATATCGCTCCAAGTATGCTAGCGCCTATATTTATGGCAGCATCAAGCCCACTTGTGGTCATCTCTTTTTGCTCTTTATCAAGCTTTGCTAGAGCCTTGTTTAGCTTATCTTGTAAGCTTTTTTGCTCTTTTTCAAATTTAGCCGTTAGCTTTGCGGTTTGCTCCTCTAAAATTTCATTGCATTTATCTTGAAGCCTTATGAAGAACTCCTCTTTTGACTCGTTTTCTTTTGAGTAAATTCCCATCGCTTCAAAGGTGTTAAATTTGAAATTTCTATATAGATATTCTTTAAAATCTTTTTGGATATTGTCAAAATTTTTAGCTTTTAAGATGAAATTTGGCACAGCTGCAAAGCTTGTGTCACTTGGCTCATCCAAGCTTGCATCGATGTGCATGCCTTCACTAGCCTCATCCCAGTTTGGCTCATTGTCATTTTCGTTTAGTTCATAAAGATAGCTTACTTCATAAACGCTATCGATGCCTTTTTTGGTGTCATAAATTCTCACCTTCGCACTTGCAAATAAATTTGGCGTGAGGCTTTTTGAGTTAGCATAAAGTTGCGTGATCTCATTTGAGATTATGGGCTTTATGCTAAATTTCATCTCGCTTTTATCCACGCTTTGAGTGCTTAAATTTTCTTTTTTATCTTTCATCAAATTTGAAATTTGCTCGCGGCTGAGCGGTCCTTTTAGATAGCTAAGCGCCCAGCGCGTGGAGATGACGTTTAAGCCGTCCTCGTTTATATTTTTGAGTAAGAAATTTCTTTTTGCCAAATTTGATATGAGATTTTCAAGCGAAGCTTTATCTAAGCTTGAGCCTGCGATGCCACTTAGTCCGTCGATCACGCGGGCTTTATCCTGCGCTGTTTGGAGGCGGCCGATGAACCAAGTACCGATGTTGCTAAGACCTTTGTAGTCAAGATCTACTGGGTTTTGCGTGCTTAAGACGCAGCCAAGACCAAATGCACGAGCTTGCTTTAAAAGTGTGAGCATAGGTGTTTTTGATGGTGGGTTTGCGTTTGGTGGGAAAAATCCAAAAATTTCATCCATATATAGGATCGCTCTAAGTGAGCTAGTGCCCTCTGTGCCGCGCATCCACGCGATGATCTCGTTTAGCAAAAGGGTGACAAAAAACATCCTCTCAGCGTCATTTAGGTGTGAGATCGTAAAGATATTGCACTTTGCCTTGCCGTTTTCGTCAAATAGCATTTTTGAAATTTCTAGTCTAACGCCCTGCGTCCAGCCCTTAAAGCTTGGGCTTGCGATGAGCGCGTTTATCTTCATGGCAAGCTTTAGGCGCTCACTACTTGGATAGAAGGTATCGGCATCAAAAACGCCTATCTTTTTAAAAGGCGGATTTGCGATGAAATTTATGAGCTCTTCGATGCTGACATCTTTTTGCTCTTTAAATTTAGTATCAAATATGGTTGAGGTGAGCAGCTGTTCTTTTGAGTTCATGTCCTCGGAATTTATACCTACAAGAGATAATACCGAGGCTGCAAGCGAATTTATATAGTTGCTAAAAATTTCTTCGTCATTGATATTTGGGCAGGCAAAGTCGCTAAGTAGTGCCACGCCTATGCCAGCTGAGCTTTTTGGTGTGTAGATGTTAAAGCTAGCGCTCTCTTTTAGAATTTTTACTCTCTCAAGATCTTGAAAGCTCGACTCTATGCCGTTTTTCCAAAGCTCGGCTTGAGCAGCGGCAAATTCCTCTACGCTTTGACCTTTATTAGCCGCTTCTGCTTCATCTATGTATGGTAAAAAATCCTCCGGCCTCATCTGTGGAAAAGTGAGGGCTAAATTTGTGATGTCGCCCTTTGGATCGATGATGATAGAAGGGATATTGTCTATGCAGGCTTCTTCTAAAAGCGTGATACCAAGGCCTGTTTTACCGCTACCTGTCATACCTATTATAGCTGCGTGGGTGGTTAGATCCTTATTTTTATAAAAAAATGGTTCTTTGTCTTTTAGTCCGATATAAAAAAGTTTTAAATTTTCTTGTATTGTTTTCACTAACTGCCTTATTCGTATAAATTTATACGTGAGCGAAGCTCGTCAAGCGTCTCTTTTATGCGCTTTTGCGTAAAATCTTTTATCGTTTCATCATCATCGATAAGCTTCATACAGTATCTAATGTAACCTTTATAGGTTATTTCAGTAACTAATTTTAGCCTTAAAGAAACTCTTTTTACCATTTTTTCAGACATCAAGAGACCAAAATTGACTTCTAATTCTTCGTTACCTTTAAAATTTGCAGATTGTGAACTTAATACACTTATGCCGCCTTCGGAAACATCATAAAGGCTACCTTCGATCTTGTCTTGTTTGCCTTTGATAATAGTTTTAGTAAAACGATTTGGCAAAATACGTTGGAATTTTCTTTTGTACGCATACATTGTTGTATTTAGCAAGAAATTTGAAAAAGTAACACTTTTATCTGTTATATTATAATTTATGATATCTGCACACAAAGGCTTTGAGAAAAAGCTATTTGGCAAAATAAAACCTTTGCCGTCTTGCTTCATGGCTAAAATTTGCATCATATCCACGCGAAAAACGACACTATCTTCCTTAACTTCTAAAATTTCAGCCTCATATTTTATATTTAATCCATCATATAAATTTAAAAGCTCAGGCCTTACCTTGGCTTTTTTCATGCGAGTGAATGTATTGATCGGATCTTCATAAAAAAATGTTCCGGTTTCAATCATATCTTTTACATTTGTTTCTTGCTGGTCTTTGGCACCACATAAAATTTCTTTGATTCTTGAAACGGCATTTACGAAATAACCTACGAAGGTGCTATTGTCGCAAGAGTGACTAAAATTTAAAGTCAAATTTAAAAGTAGGAAATTTATTAATTCGTCTCTTGCGTTTGATTTTGGTATTAGATTATTTAAATCATCTTGTAGTTGCATAGCATTTGGCTTTTGAATAAGCAGTGTATCAAAAATGTTTTCAAGACAAATTTTTACCTGATCGTGCGGTACGATAAATGTTAGCTGTCTACAAAATTTGATACCATCGTCGATAAATTTATCTCTTAATTTAAGTATGCTATCTTCGCAATTTATTACAAGCTCTTGCCTGCCTTTAAAATCCATGTAGTCTCCGGAATGTTGTTGATTAAAGCCAAGGCTATGATATAAAAAGTTATATTAAAAAAGTATTTAAATTTATTTGGAGGAGAAATTTCTAGGTAAAGGATACCTAGAAATTTCTGTTGATTATAGTTTGCCTTCGTTATGTGAAAGGTAGTCGGCAACACCTTCAGTGCTTGGTTTCATACCAGCATCACCTTTGTTCCAGCCAGCTGGGCAAACTTCGCCGTGCTCATTTGTAAATAGCATAGTATCAACCATTCTTATCATCTCATCGATATTTCTGCCAAGTGGAAGATCGTTTATAACTGCGTGGCGAACAGTGCCGTCTTTATCAAGCAAGAAACTACCGCGAAGCGCTACACCAGCATCTTCTAGAAGTACGTCAAATCCGCGAGCGATTGATTTTGTCATATCAGCTACGATAGGGAAGCGAACTTTACCAATACCGCCTTTGTTTACCGGA includes:
- a CDS encoding two-component sensor histidine kinase, producing the protein MLIVVISVMLYHYIRVTVFQSVVNELNYQAEAYKKNPQNFNPLNSKTFTIENPNKTLATIKTDEPQDKETHIVTQKSKDQSKTILITKLDESSYLSLEKDTTLQAHIVEEIFIDIIIVNVSAILLVLFYALFLSRMLLIPIKILSHKLTNLDEKFLHEIDIKSLPDEFLPLGQSINRLISRIQTFVLYQKELFVGVAHELKTPLAVMKTKNEVTLLKPRESEKYIEALKSNNEAINGMNAMISSVLEIGRQEGAQFEEPVNTDVIGFLKKLAKNYEILAKNDGKNIKLDLKPEILNLKIQTSLLTHIVQNFVQNAIKFSPKNSTITISSKLIKNKFIIEVIDEGIGIDESKDLFAPFKRYGDKGGAGLGLFLAKGAAQALGGEVDIKNRNDRSGAVASLVLNIKG
- a CDS encoding DNA-binding response regulator, which translates into the protein MRILIVEDEVTLNKTIAEGLQEFGYQTDSSENFKDAEYYIGIRNYDLVLTDWMLQDGDGIDLINIIKHKSPRTSVVVLSAKDDKESEIKALRAGADDYIKKPFDFDILVARLEARLRFGGTNIIKIDELIINPDEEKITYLGRDIELKGKPFEVLTHLARHSDQIVSKEQLLDAIWEEPELVTPNVIEVAINQIRQKMDKPLNISTIETVRRRGYRFCFPKKA
- a CDS encoding dihydroneopterin aldolase codes for the protein MKSEMTTIIKDYKFETIIGMLDFERVAKQEVQMNLEICSTSFIDYVLIIDFVKNFYNEKQFQSVEESLEETSKALKEKFSSLTSLKMEILKTEILPNAVVGAKINTIF
- a CDS encoding glycerol-3-phosphate acyltransferase is translated as MQNLILYAVSYLLGSIPSGLILAKIFGHVDIKNEGSKSIGATNVLRVLKQKDPKLAKKLAILTIVCDVLKGVLPLMVASSLGASQSVLWTMAVLSVAGHCFSIFLGFQGGKGVATGAGVIAFFLPVEIIIALAVWFVVGKFLKISSLASLCALIALIASSFIIHPDLDEIYTHAPILIIAFLVVYKHIPNIVRLISGKEKKVV
- a CDS encoding pilus assembly protein PilZ is translated as MDFKGRQELVINCEDSILKLRDKFIDDGIKFCRQLTFIVPHDQVKICLENIFDTLLIQKPNAMQLQDDLNNLIPKSNARDELINFLLLNLTLNFSHSCDNSTFVGYFVNAVSRIKEILCGAKDQQETNVKDMIETGTFFYEDPINTFTRMKKAKVRPELLNLYDGLNIKYEAEILEVKEDSVVFRVDMMQILAMKQDGKGFILPNSFFSKPLCADIINYNITDKSVTFSNFLLNTTMYAYKRKFQRILPNRFTKTIIKGKQDKIEGSLYDVSEGGISVLSSQSANFKGNEELEVNFGLLMSEKMVKRVSLRLKLVTEITYKGYIRYCMKLIDDDETIKDFTQKRIKETLDELRSRINLYE
- a CDS encoding peroxidase, translated to MLVTKKAPDFTAAAVLGNNQIVNDFNLYKNIGEKGAVVFFYPMDFTFVCPSEIIAFDKRYDEFKSRGIEVIAVSCDNQFSHFAWKETPVNKGGIGKVRFPIVADMTKSIARGFDVLLEDAGVALRGSFLLDKDGTVRHAVINDLPLGRNIDEMIRMVDTMLFTNEHGEVCPAGWNKGDAGMKPSTEGVADYLSHNEGKL